Within Topomyia yanbarensis strain Yona2022 chromosome 2, ASM3024719v1, whole genome shotgun sequence, the genomic segment CGTTTGCTGGGAGTCCCAATTCcgagaaaagtaaacaatctagCTTGAAAAAAACATACGCTATGTcataataagaaatatactgaATTAGTTTCATTTGGCATGAAATTAATGTAATATTTGTATGGCTTGTATCAACAGTATATTACTAGACGTATTGGATTGTTATCGacgctttgaaaaatatttccggtattaacgtatttttgtgtattagcgtattttcgacgtattatcgacgtattgaaaaattcttccgGAAGTAACGTATTTTTAGTGCATTAGTGTATTTTCGGCGTATTAAATGTATTAAGGTGTATTGAAACATTTCtcgtgtattttttcaattgggtattttcaattcactttgaatggggaGTGAACTGCCCCTCggccaaaaattgaaccagtctacttTGCATCTACCAGTTATATAAAATGAGGGACTAGACAATCGATCAATGACTTTGTAATGTTCAAAATGTGTTTAAATTTACTCGTACTTTTTTGTATCATAAAAGTTATTTAGAATATATGTATATAAAGTTTACACTCTTCGTATGTTAACATAATTACATGCATTTCTCTATATTTCAATCTCAATACTCCCCACGAGttacttcctaaatccgccatatttgtttacattgctcgtTTGAAACCGTTGTTTCGGGTTCGATTGGAACGTTCGGTTacagtcttcgcgcatctctatacAATTGTCTCTGTATAGAACCAGCATCTGATTGGTCATTTTACCAGTCGAGTGCTGAGACGAGACCTGCAGATAGCAAAAAAAcgaacgtcaaatgcagccaggggGTACTGTCAATGCAGCCAGTCAATTTAAACTATGTGAGGCAAAAAGAAAGGCTGGCAGCAAAGCgttactgtctccatgtattcacatattcagcatattgtatcccattactttgacatgtgtgtacccggggcaatatgtgtcaaacaaaTAGGtctagcatatgtaagagcgagttgataaattttcagtgttaacaacgacatgcgacctctagtagttataatctcttttattccgacatcatggattagcactaaacaagagaaaaaacgattgtcgctggttggatttgcCAGGTTTCAACTGCAACGATAATATTAGTTCGGTGTTCGATTACAGTTACAGTTATAGGCCCATTTCAAATGTTTAGCTTGAAAAATCCAATGAGTCACCATCGCGCCATCTGCGCTCCGACACTGGTACTTGAATTTTGCTGTTGAAATAAAATTTCTGCCAACACTGTAGCCGAAGCGTCCGATGGACAGCTCATCCCTCGTTCTAAAACGTCAACTCGTTCATTCGGGTTTCCGTTCTACTGCAAGCAACACCTCTTTCAACGTAAGTTTTTGTAATATAttaatattttagattttttttgtaatttaatcaaatttagcatttatttttattgattcTCGTAATTTTAGGGCTTCATAAAATTACCTTTGTAATTTTATCGAGCCCGATAGCATCGATTTTATGCTGTAATTTACTTCGATTTCTAAATAGGGCAAAACACGTGGTGATATACTACTTTGTCATGTTTAAAAACGAATAAATTATAACTTTTTCCTTTTCATGTGCTAATTagaagaaaattaaattaatttgccaaattttgctgaaatattCGAGAGGAATACCAACGCCATGCGTTAGCTTGTAATGCAAAAAACTTAACcttaaacttttttatttcagaaTGGCGGACGCAGCTCCAGCCCGTGGTGGATTTAGAGGAGGATTTGGTTCTCGCGGCGGTGGTCGTGGACGTGGCGGCGGTCGCGGAAGAGGTCGTGGACGTGGGCGCGGTCGTGGTGGTAAGGAAGACTCCAAAGAATGGGTACCAGTAACCAAGCTTGGTCGCCTAGTTCGTGATGGCAAAATTCGCACCCTGGAGGAAATCTACTTGTACTCGCTGCCCATTAAAGAGTTCGAGATCATTGACTTTTTCCTGAACCGTTCGCTCAAGGACGAGGTGTTGAAAATTATGCCCGTTCAAAAGCAGACTCGTGCCGGTCAGCGTACCCGTTTCAAGGCATTTGTCGCTATCGGCGATAGCAATGGGCACATTGGCCTGGGCGTCAAGTGCAGCAAGGAAGTTGCCACCGCTATTCGAGGAGCGATTATTCTTGCCAAGCTGTCTGTTGTTCCAGTTCGTCGTGGATACTGGGGTAATAAGATTGGTAAACCCCACACCGTACCCTGCAAGGTTAGCATTCCcacgttgtttttttttacttaacataattttaaatgatgagaaaatttataaacttatgcGGTTTTCACGGATGGTGGCTGCATACCACTCACATGACGTTCATAAACGTCTGATTCATGTACTGAATTaaagttatttgttttaaatgtaGCCACGTATTACAttcgtaatttttttatttgcagGTCTTCGGAAAATGTGGCTCGGTTTTAGTGCGTCTAATTCCGGCTCCTCGCGGTACTGGTATTGTTTCCGCTCCGGTTCCGAAGAAACTGCTGCAAATGGCAGGTATTGAAGATTGCTACACGATGACACGTGGATCAACCACAACGCTTGGTAATTTCGCCAAGGCTACCTATGCGGCCATCGCTAAGACCTACGCTTTCCTTACACCGGACCTGTGGAAGGATCTGCCATTGAGCAAGACCCCATACCAGGAGTATGCTGATTTCCTAGAGAAGACCAGCAAGACCGGACAGCGCATCATTGAATTGTAAGAAATTACGACTGATGTGCTAAAACCAGTTACCTGCGCCTAGTACAGgtacaaaaataaagaaagctctcatacgAGAACCTACCAAATACGAGTTGAAACCGTTTATATGTTAGCTCCGAAATGACCTTAACGAATATCTTTGGATCACTGCTTTCAAAGTTCGAGTGATTCTAAAGTTTAAAAATCACGCAAAATGTTCCGTTGAATCTCCCCAAACGGTCAGAATGAACGTTCTGCTACTTCTAGAAatgcaaaatttttcaaaatggcacaGAATTTTTAATCTAAAATGCCATTTTCCCTGTCTAATGATTCCGTACtatttagtagttttattttccATTTAATTTTTGTGGTACAATTTTTGCAATAATTGGTAACCTGTTGGTTTTTCCGCTCCGGCATTTTCTGAACATGTTTCTAGTTTGTGtagttatttgatttttgatagTAAATACGCAGTTTACGTTTCTAGGATGTCTAATATAGAACTTGTTCAACTTGATAACATCTGAAAATAACTAATCTAAAGAGGAAACAATTCCAtactaaatttgcaaaagggcgaataagatttgtaaacaaacttttattttgatggtttctcttaatttactataatttcaaagcagaaaacaattgaaattacttctacgaagagtaaaaatttacataaacgcatattttacatgaaattccactctgcagaaGACTAGTGAGCGaatcaagtttgtttacaaaaaacaatttcGCCCTGTTTAGGGTTAGACCAAGAtattgggccctattctcacagtcacgtcacttagtgactagaaggaaattttgttctagtcactgggtgacgtgactgtgggaATAGGGCCcatggggccctattctcacagtcacgtcaccctgtggctagaacaaaatttccttctagtcactaagtgacgtgactgtgagaatagggccccatattaacatgatttaatctgttccacaatattccgccacgtcactcggtcagttgctgcttgtctccagcctctcaggtgcccgatactcgccaggttctgctccacttggtccagccaccgggaacgcaGTGCTTCTCTCtgtcttgtacctgccgggttggaggcGAAAACCAACTTGatggggttgttgtccggcatcctcacaacatgtCCCGCCCACCATgcccttccagcttgagctactttccggatatttggctcaccatagagtcgcgcaagtttgtggttcatccttctcttccacacgccatcctcttgcacaccaccgaagaccgttctcagcacccttctttcgaatacttcgagtgcttgcagatcctcctcgagcgttgtccacgtttcgtgctagtagagaaccaccggtctaatcagtgtgttgtacatggcgcatttcgtgcggtggtgaagcttcctggatctcaaagttttgtggaacccatagtaagcacgacttccagagataatacgccttctgatctcctggctggtgttattgtccgcagtcaccaatgagcctagatagatgaactcatcaaccacctcgaactcatcgccgtcgatcgtaatactactgcccaagcgttccctatcgcgatcgattccgccagccagcatgtagccagcgtcttagaaacatttatcttcagtcctactcgtgctgcttcgcgcttcagtcgggtatacagatctgctaccgtctccttgtttctaccgattatgtccacgtcgtcagcgaagcacacgaactgtccggacctcgtgaaaatcgtgccccgcatgttgaaccccgctcttcgcattacaccttccagcgctatattgaacagcaggcaggacaacccatcACCTTGTCTTAGTCCtctgcgtgtttcaaacggtcccgagaggccgcccgaaattttgacacaacaccttacaTCATCCATCGTggccttaatcagtcttgtcagcttcccagggaagccgttctcgtccatcattttccatagctctacacggtccaccgtgtcatatgcggctttaaagtcgatgaacaggtgatgtgtcgggacctggtattcacgtcATTTTTGGAGGATGtgccgtatagtaaagatttggtcgtttgttgatctgccgttgatgGAACCGGCCTGATAACAcccgacaaatccatttaccagtggcgccggaacagaatagcactttgtaagcggcatttgtcactGTGATCGCTCTGTGGTTTTCACAGCccaatttgtcgcctttcttgtatatcggggtgatgaccacttccttccactcctccggtagctgttctctGTCCCAGATTCTGTAGATTATTCGGTACATGCTTTCCGTCGGTCTCCGGACCCACCTTGAAGAGTTCCGctgccttgttgttcttgagctgttgaatagtctcgttaacctcattcatagtgggcgccggtacatccccgtcggctgcgacactgacataatcgtcctcctcgaacgcccgattgctcgcctgcgcaccattcggatgttcattgtagtactccctccacctttcgaccacctcacgttcgtccgtgctaccttccttgtctctacacatttcggcccgcggcacaaaaccgttgcgagagtcattcagcttcttgaaGAACGCCCGCGTTTCCTGAGAGCGATACAGCAGCTCCATCTCCTCTCTCTCAGACTC encodes:
- the LOC131683971 gene encoding small ribosomal subunit protein uS5 — protein: MADAAPARGGFRGGFGSRGGGRGRGGGRGRGRGRGRGRGGKEDSKEWVPVTKLGRLVRDGKIRTLEEIYLYSLPIKEFEIIDFFLNRSLKDEVLKIMPVQKQTRAGQRTRFKAFVAIGDSNGHIGLGVKCSKEVATAIRGAIILAKLSVVPVRRGYWGNKIGKPHTVPCKVFGKCGSVLVRLIPAPRGTGIVSAPVPKKLLQMAGIEDCYTMTRGSTTTLGNFAKATYAAIAKTYAFLTPDLWKDLPLSKTPYQEYADFLEKTSKTGQRIIEL